Sequence from the Candidatus Methanomethylicota archaeon genome:
CGAATAGCATATTTACATGGCTTCTCAATCTTTTCACCACTCCTAACCCTAACAGTATACTCAACATAATATGGACAATATTGGCAACAATCGAATATAGAACGTCTGAAAACTGTTGGGGTGAGAAATCTTATCGCAAACCTATCTGGTAGAGGTTCAGCATTAGACGCCAAGTCGGAGAACCTATAAGTGTTAACAGCTACACCGATAACCTTAGCCTTAACATTAACTAAATCGACCTCCAAATTAGACTTGAAGAGAGCCTCCTTGAAAATGGTAGACAACTTCTCATCCATAATAGAAAACGAAACATTAACGATGGAGCGAGCTGGAACGGAGCAGTAAACGATCCTATTGGAGGGATGCTCAAGGAGGAATGGTGTTGCAGACCAAGGAGCCAACCTCCTAGAAGAATGCAACTCCTCAGCAAAACCCCTATCAACCAACTTAACCAAACTATAGAAGAGACCACAAGAAGCAAAACCAGAAAAACTCTGAAAAACAACAGGATCATCAACGGCAATCCTAAGCGTAAAGGAGGATATCGAAGACATAATTTAACCTCCAACTAACTTAGCTAATAGCTTTCCGCGTGGAGTTAATTTCAAAACTATGAACTTATTTACTCTTTCCCGCTCAATATAACCCCTCTGTACTAGTTTCATTTGAATATTGTGAAATGATGAGGGAGGAAGTTTAAGTTTCTTCCTAAGAATTGGGGCTTCGATAGGTCCGGAAAGTAAATGTTTAATTATTTCTTTTGCTAAGGAAGGTAATTCTTTAAATTCACGTAAATCTTCTGGTCTTATTTCAGGAAGTTCTAT
This genomic interval carries:
- the cas6 gene encoding CRISPR system precrRNA processing endoribonuclease RAMP protein Cas6, with the protein product MSSISSFTLRIAVDDPVVFQSFSGFASCGLFYSLVKLVDRGFAEELHSSRRLAPWSATPFLLEHPSNRIVYCSVPARSIVNVSFSIMDEKLSTIFKEALFKSNLEVDLVNVKAKVIGVAVNTYRFSDLASNAEPLPDRFAIRFLTPTVFRRSIFDCCQYCPYYVEYTVRVRSGEKIEKPCKYAIRCDGMLVPLPIPSLMFRNIARIWSRFSDTHLDVDNAVKWAENAITIAGFPNGIRTVRLYEHPTTNKWIVGFMGTVRFSIREYNERYAKILATLIKMAELTNVGVRRTAGFGMIKYFTKT